One Ostrinia nubilalis chromosome 4, ilOstNubi1.1, whole genome shotgun sequence DNA window includes the following coding sequences:
- the LOC135071193 gene encoding folliculin-interacting protein 2 isoform X1, producing MALFDKFFSIKRKLDNDHRGSRNRARSCQINSEQVRLLLFKECDWRGRKLLFDSSTIEKVAANKNDKVNNRQVEEFPCIVEVSDGWTYLYKGPATDANILGEMIFGAVAVNCKRVSLKIHIMEEPKRLMCTKVFYVPTSRKVSRVDRKTSEASAANMRNGSKPLNVPSLREEGVSLSFSMDRGDSGFCGDLSPYSSVGSTCDYFSMFDIWDGKNSQDDIYSFHSPPGRKLSTSSNGSWQRRTFQNMATRFELGHQSSNLLSIPTAVSNANSSDSQVYSGSSTSGTTDSLLSAASNPQRKNKLGLALLFTVSDAGEMELVRRCVEHSPQLQALVCRLRLATLTAGAGGGFISTLYRATCDAARWMSDLMYGPRLQPMWLSLVTGDRRAASAAAENLVADLCSVLSVGDTKSTNFFMSTLLTHVLTYHLGWVTTVSPYDTVDPQKRSEVVFVAQRPYNALWAQLGDLCGSIGFPPRAARTVISGNTNTQFINRLLLVLTYFLRCGDVKRNNFQFQECLITETKVVDVKETGLKKSATRVNKLGLEQFDSKDSLKVPQVNTQNSDSSVSTLAASDVSIKRSATLANLSQKLSTGSELATKSAEEEDAARCDKPMTSQLRRNPTVMLSLKSSSDSSLYSSVSDESEPEQKVVFVLGDDEKLVGLKNKSNGGKSVKKSSKPPTDPADAPEACAIENCDRSSESPSKCCGQTLQHSKPIKHSGFKFEFDKYPQIVTNYMKSKNLEILDRHYIGKPGNLKLDNYQFDPTIVPPIQEERCEACYKCQLLESMLQTPTNASEMEYMNDMPQRAEPQYAKETIVPNVDTVPKTFVRKRQENTVVVNVTNAGVSNANEVVEPYKDDDEKKRMGVKKVVEFPVPPLCLRAEPEQTPAGFDASLLGGVTDHYVPDLILQGTISKSDVWEGELRRDLDLTAYLNKALDSPVQAVAIIGDTNNWCVRVVGREAGAGGMSSLVAAMLDALPAMRRARVPAHQCISFLEGKLREFCVLSKTLADMLMTTDFCDIATLTKSLSIDVNDVPLLLAIATTHTPQVAARYGISYR from the exons ATGGCATTGTTCGACAAATTCTTTTCAATAAAGAGAAAACTGGACAATGATCATCGCGGATCACGAAATCGGGCCAG GTCTTGCCAGATCAATTCAGAGCAAGTGAGATTGCTTCTGTTCAAAGAGTGCGACTGGAGAGGAAGGAAGCTTCTGTTTGACTCATCTACTATAGAAAAGGTAGCTGCCAACAAAAATGACAAGGTCAACAACAGACAGGTTGAGGAGTTCCCATGCATTGTGGAGGTGTCAGATGGATGGACTTACTTG TACAAGGGCCCGGCGACGGATGCTAATATTCTCGGTGAGATGATATTCGGCGCGGTGGCGGTCAACTGTAAAAGGGTCTCACTGAAGATACACATCATGGAAGAACCTAAAAG GTTGATGTGCACCAAAGTATTCTACGTGCCGACCTCCCGCAAAGTGAGTCGGGTAGACCGGAAGACCAGCGAAGCAAGCGCTGCAAACATGAGGAACGGCTCCAAACCGTTAAACGTTCCATCTTTGAGGGAGGAGGGGGTTTCATTGAGCTTTTCCATGGATAGAGGAGATTCGG GGTTCTGCGGGGATCTGTCACCATACAGCAGCGTGGGATCGACCTGCGACTATTTCTCCATGTTCGATATTTGGGACGGGAAGAATTCGCAGGACGATATCTACTCTTTCCATT CACCGCCCGGCCGTAAACTGAGTACGTCAAGCAACGGCAGCTGGCAGCGCAGAACCTTCCAGAACATGGCCACCCGCTTCGAGCTCGGCCACCAGAGTTCCAACCTGCTCAGCATACCCACGGCTGTCAGCAATGCCAACAGCAGCGATTCGCAG GTATACAGCGGCAGTTCGACCAGTGGCACTACCGATAGTCTTCTCAGTGCCGCTTCCAATCCTCAGAGGAAGAACAAGTTGGGTCTAGCGCTGCTGTTCACTGTCAGCGATGCTGGTGAGAT GGAGCTAGTCCGGAGGTGCGTCGAACACTCGCCCCAGTTGCAAGCCTTGGTTTGCAGGCTGAGGTTGGCAACTCTGACGGCGGGAGCGGGTGGTGGTTTCAtatccaccctgtatagagctACGTGTGATGCTGCTAGATG GATGTCAGACCTAATGTACGGGCCTCGCCTGCAGCCGATGTGGCTGAGTCTAGTCACGGGCGACCGCCGCgccgccagcgccgccgccgaaAACCTGGTAGCGGATCTGTGCTCTGTGTTATCTGTGGGGGACACCAAGAGTACTAACTT TTTCATGAGCACTCTTCTGACGCATGTGCTCACGTACCACCTGGGATGGGTGACCACCGTCAGCCCGTACGACACGGTCGACCCACAGAAGCGGTCGGAAGTGGTCTTCGTGGCCCAGAGGCCCTACAACGCGCTTTGGGCCCAGCTGGGCGACCTCTGCGGAAGCATCGGCTTCCCTCCACGCGCCGCCAGAACAGTCATCAGCGGAAACACCAACACACAGTTCATCAACAGGCTCCTCCTCGTTCTAACATACTTCTTAAGATGCGGCGACGTCAAACGAAACAACTTCCAGTTCCAAGAATGTCTCATCACCGAAACAAAAGTCGTCGACGTCAAAGAAACGGGCCTCAAGAAAAGCGCCACCCGCGTGAACAAGTTGGGACTCGAACAGTTCGACTCCAAAGACAGTTTGAAAGTGCCACAAGTGAATACTCAAAATAGTGATAGTAGTGTGAGTACGTTAGCCGCCAGCGACGTCAGCATCAAGCGGTCGGCGACGCTCGCGAACCTTAGTCAAAAGCTCTCTACCGGTTCGGAATTGGCGACGAAAAGTGCCGAAGAGGAGGACGCCGCTCGGTGCGACAAGCCGATGACGAGCCAGCTGAGAAGGAACCCCACGGTGATGCTGTCTCTCAAGTCGTCCTCGGACTCTAGTCTTTATTCGTCTGTGTCAGACGAGTCGGAGCCCGAGCAGAAAGTCGTATTCGTTCTGGGAGACGACGAGAAGCTGGTCGGCCTGAAGAACAAATCCAACGGCGGGAAGAGCGTCAAGAAGTCGAGCAAGCCTCCCACCGACCCGGCCGACGCCCCCGAGGCGTGCGCCATAGAGAACTGTGATCGCAGCTCCGAGAGCCCCTCGAAATGCTGCGGCCAGACACTTCAACATTCCAAACCCATAAAACATTCCGGTTTTAAGTTCGAATTCGATAAGTACCCTCAGATAGTCACTAATTATATGAAGAGCAAAAACTTAGAGATACTAGATAGGCACTATATCGGTAAACCGGGGAATTTGAAGTTGGACAACTACCAGTTCGATCCGACGATCGTTCCTCCGATCCAGGAAGAGAGGTGTGAGGCTTGCTACAAGTGTCAGCTGTTGGAATCTATGCTGCAGACTCCTACTAACGCTTCTGAGATGGAGTATATGAATGATATGCCTCAAAGAGCGGAGCCTCAGTACGCGAAAGAAACTATAGTTCCCAATGTGGATACGGTTCCAAAAACGTTCGTGAGGAAACGTCAGGAGAATACTGTGGTTGTTAACGTGACGAATGCTGGTGTGTCGAATGCGAATGAGGTGGTTGAGCCGTAtaaagatgatgatgagaagAAAAGAATGGGTGTGAAGAAAGTGGTGGAATTCCCGGTACCGCCGCTGTGTTTGCGAGCAGAGCCGGAACAAACGCCGGCAGGGTTCGACGCCTCCTTACTGGGGGGAGTCACCGACCATTATGTACCTGATTTAATATTACAAG GAACAATATCAAAGTCTGACGTGTGGGAGGGCGAGTTGCGGCGAGATTTGGACCTCACGGCCTACCTCAATAAGGCGCTGGACTCGCCGGTACAGGCCGTGGCCATCATAGGAGACACTAATAACTG GTGCGTGCGTGTGGTGGGTCGCGAAGCAGGCGCGGGCGGCATGTCATCGCTGGTGGCGGCCATGTTGGATGCGCTGCCTGCTATGCGCCGCGCGCGCGTGCCCGCTCATCAG TGCATATCATTCTTGGAGGGCAAACTACGCGAGTTCTGCGTGCTTTCGAAGACGTTAGCCGATATGCTCATGACGACAGACTTCTGCGATATAGCCACGCTAACTAAGTCTCTGAGCATTGACGTCAATGATGTACCTCTACTATTGGCTATCGCTACGACACACACGCCGCAAGTTGCTGCCAGATACGGTATCAGTTACAGGTAG
- the LOC135071193 gene encoding folliculin-interacting protein 2 isoform X2 — MKFRSCQINSEQVRLLLFKECDWRGRKLLFDSSTIEKVAANKNDKVNNRQVEEFPCIVEVSDGWTYLYKGPATDANILGEMIFGAVAVNCKRVSLKIHIMEEPKRLMCTKVFYVPTSRKVSRVDRKTSEASAANMRNGSKPLNVPSLREEGVSLSFSMDRGDSGFCGDLSPYSSVGSTCDYFSMFDIWDGKNSQDDIYSFHSPPGRKLSTSSNGSWQRRTFQNMATRFELGHQSSNLLSIPTAVSNANSSDSQVYSGSSTSGTTDSLLSAASNPQRKNKLGLALLFTVSDAGEMELVRRCVEHSPQLQALVCRLRLATLTAGAGGGFISTLYRATCDAARWMSDLMYGPRLQPMWLSLVTGDRRAASAAAENLVADLCSVLSVGDTKSTNFFMSTLLTHVLTYHLGWVTTVSPYDTVDPQKRSEVVFVAQRPYNALWAQLGDLCGSIGFPPRAARTVISGNTNTQFINRLLLVLTYFLRCGDVKRNNFQFQECLITETKVVDVKETGLKKSATRVNKLGLEQFDSKDSLKVPQVNTQNSDSSVSTLAASDVSIKRSATLANLSQKLSTGSELATKSAEEEDAARCDKPMTSQLRRNPTVMLSLKSSSDSSLYSSVSDESEPEQKVVFVLGDDEKLVGLKNKSNGGKSVKKSSKPPTDPADAPEACAIENCDRSSESPSKCCGQTLQHSKPIKHSGFKFEFDKYPQIVTNYMKSKNLEILDRHYIGKPGNLKLDNYQFDPTIVPPIQEERCEACYKCQLLESMLQTPTNASEMEYMNDMPQRAEPQYAKETIVPNVDTVPKTFVRKRQENTVVVNVTNAGVSNANEVVEPYKDDDEKKRMGVKKVVEFPVPPLCLRAEPEQTPAGFDASLLGGVTDHYVPDLILQGTISKSDVWEGELRRDLDLTAYLNKALDSPVQAVAIIGDTNNWCVRVVGREAGAGGMSSLVAAMLDALPAMRRARVPAHQCISFLEGKLREFCVLSKTLADMLMTTDFCDIATLTKSLSIDVNDVPLLLAIATTHTPQVAARYGISYR, encoded by the exons ATGAAATTTAG GTCTTGCCAGATCAATTCAGAGCAAGTGAGATTGCTTCTGTTCAAAGAGTGCGACTGGAGAGGAAGGAAGCTTCTGTTTGACTCATCTACTATAGAAAAGGTAGCTGCCAACAAAAATGACAAGGTCAACAACAGACAGGTTGAGGAGTTCCCATGCATTGTGGAGGTGTCAGATGGATGGACTTACTTG TACAAGGGCCCGGCGACGGATGCTAATATTCTCGGTGAGATGATATTCGGCGCGGTGGCGGTCAACTGTAAAAGGGTCTCACTGAAGATACACATCATGGAAGAACCTAAAAG GTTGATGTGCACCAAAGTATTCTACGTGCCGACCTCCCGCAAAGTGAGTCGGGTAGACCGGAAGACCAGCGAAGCAAGCGCTGCAAACATGAGGAACGGCTCCAAACCGTTAAACGTTCCATCTTTGAGGGAGGAGGGGGTTTCATTGAGCTTTTCCATGGATAGAGGAGATTCGG GGTTCTGCGGGGATCTGTCACCATACAGCAGCGTGGGATCGACCTGCGACTATTTCTCCATGTTCGATATTTGGGACGGGAAGAATTCGCAGGACGATATCTACTCTTTCCATT CACCGCCCGGCCGTAAACTGAGTACGTCAAGCAACGGCAGCTGGCAGCGCAGAACCTTCCAGAACATGGCCACCCGCTTCGAGCTCGGCCACCAGAGTTCCAACCTGCTCAGCATACCCACGGCTGTCAGCAATGCCAACAGCAGCGATTCGCAG GTATACAGCGGCAGTTCGACCAGTGGCACTACCGATAGTCTTCTCAGTGCCGCTTCCAATCCTCAGAGGAAGAACAAGTTGGGTCTAGCGCTGCTGTTCACTGTCAGCGATGCTGGTGAGAT GGAGCTAGTCCGGAGGTGCGTCGAACACTCGCCCCAGTTGCAAGCCTTGGTTTGCAGGCTGAGGTTGGCAACTCTGACGGCGGGAGCGGGTGGTGGTTTCAtatccaccctgtatagagctACGTGTGATGCTGCTAGATG GATGTCAGACCTAATGTACGGGCCTCGCCTGCAGCCGATGTGGCTGAGTCTAGTCACGGGCGACCGCCGCgccgccagcgccgccgccgaaAACCTGGTAGCGGATCTGTGCTCTGTGTTATCTGTGGGGGACACCAAGAGTACTAACTT TTTCATGAGCACTCTTCTGACGCATGTGCTCACGTACCACCTGGGATGGGTGACCACCGTCAGCCCGTACGACACGGTCGACCCACAGAAGCGGTCGGAAGTGGTCTTCGTGGCCCAGAGGCCCTACAACGCGCTTTGGGCCCAGCTGGGCGACCTCTGCGGAAGCATCGGCTTCCCTCCACGCGCCGCCAGAACAGTCATCAGCGGAAACACCAACACACAGTTCATCAACAGGCTCCTCCTCGTTCTAACATACTTCTTAAGATGCGGCGACGTCAAACGAAACAACTTCCAGTTCCAAGAATGTCTCATCACCGAAACAAAAGTCGTCGACGTCAAAGAAACGGGCCTCAAGAAAAGCGCCACCCGCGTGAACAAGTTGGGACTCGAACAGTTCGACTCCAAAGACAGTTTGAAAGTGCCACAAGTGAATACTCAAAATAGTGATAGTAGTGTGAGTACGTTAGCCGCCAGCGACGTCAGCATCAAGCGGTCGGCGACGCTCGCGAACCTTAGTCAAAAGCTCTCTACCGGTTCGGAATTGGCGACGAAAAGTGCCGAAGAGGAGGACGCCGCTCGGTGCGACAAGCCGATGACGAGCCAGCTGAGAAGGAACCCCACGGTGATGCTGTCTCTCAAGTCGTCCTCGGACTCTAGTCTTTATTCGTCTGTGTCAGACGAGTCGGAGCCCGAGCAGAAAGTCGTATTCGTTCTGGGAGACGACGAGAAGCTGGTCGGCCTGAAGAACAAATCCAACGGCGGGAAGAGCGTCAAGAAGTCGAGCAAGCCTCCCACCGACCCGGCCGACGCCCCCGAGGCGTGCGCCATAGAGAACTGTGATCGCAGCTCCGAGAGCCCCTCGAAATGCTGCGGCCAGACACTTCAACATTCCAAACCCATAAAACATTCCGGTTTTAAGTTCGAATTCGATAAGTACCCTCAGATAGTCACTAATTATATGAAGAGCAAAAACTTAGAGATACTAGATAGGCACTATATCGGTAAACCGGGGAATTTGAAGTTGGACAACTACCAGTTCGATCCGACGATCGTTCCTCCGATCCAGGAAGAGAGGTGTGAGGCTTGCTACAAGTGTCAGCTGTTGGAATCTATGCTGCAGACTCCTACTAACGCTTCTGAGATGGAGTATATGAATGATATGCCTCAAAGAGCGGAGCCTCAGTACGCGAAAGAAACTATAGTTCCCAATGTGGATACGGTTCCAAAAACGTTCGTGAGGAAACGTCAGGAGAATACTGTGGTTGTTAACGTGACGAATGCTGGTGTGTCGAATGCGAATGAGGTGGTTGAGCCGTAtaaagatgatgatgagaagAAAAGAATGGGTGTGAAGAAAGTGGTGGAATTCCCGGTACCGCCGCTGTGTTTGCGAGCAGAGCCGGAACAAACGCCGGCAGGGTTCGACGCCTCCTTACTGGGGGGAGTCACCGACCATTATGTACCTGATTTAATATTACAAG GAACAATATCAAAGTCTGACGTGTGGGAGGGCGAGTTGCGGCGAGATTTGGACCTCACGGCCTACCTCAATAAGGCGCTGGACTCGCCGGTACAGGCCGTGGCCATCATAGGAGACACTAATAACTG GTGCGTGCGTGTGGTGGGTCGCGAAGCAGGCGCGGGCGGCATGTCATCGCTGGTGGCGGCCATGTTGGATGCGCTGCCTGCTATGCGCCGCGCGCGCGTGCCCGCTCATCAG TGCATATCATTCTTGGAGGGCAAACTACGCGAGTTCTGCGTGCTTTCGAAGACGTTAGCCGATATGCTCATGACGACAGACTTCTGCGATATAGCCACGCTAACTAAGTCTCTGAGCATTGACGTCAATGATGTACCTCTACTATTGGCTATCGCTACGACACACACGCCGCAAGTTGCTGCCAGATACGGTATCAGTTACAGGTAG
- the LOC135071203 gene encoding uncharacterized protein LOC135071203, translating to MELNELIAARGYVKGTITRLTSLVSTPQSVKNLSKENLMAKRQKLIDSFSQYEKLNIKILTIQPEDKENVELFEENYYNIISVIDQELNSRDNRNHSAPMSKLHLPPIDVPIFSGKFSDYVPFKNLFHSLIDQNDSIDNVQKLYYLRSYLKNEPLDLVKNLPLTSESYSQAIKIIEDRYNNKHKLVNEHICLLLDLKPITKSTAVNLREFVSNVKQQISALSNLEPNVSFWDAIILCILYRKLDAYTSRAFQMERDATKEPTINTFLEYLDKRALALENADPGFHGQQRQPQKEQGNAVGRMVAYTAVQEPTCLYCAAAYRAAGAA from the exons ATGGAGCTGAACGAGCTAATAGCCGCGCGAGGCTACGTAAAAGGTACGATTACACGATTAACTTCACTTGTTTCGACACCGCAGTCAGTTAAAAACTTGTCTAAAGAAAACTTAATGGCTAAGAGGCAAAAATTGATCGACTCCTTTAGTCAATACGAAAAGctaaatataaagattttaaccATCCAACCAGAGGACAAGGAAAATGTCGAACTTTTTGAGGAAAACTATTACAACATCATTTCAGTAATTGACCAAGAACTTAACAGCCGTGATAATAGGAATCACTCAGCTCCAATGTCCAAATTGCATTTACCACCAATTGATGTACCAATATTTAGTGGTAAGTTCTCGGATTATGTACCATTTAAAAACTTATTCCACTCATTAATAGATCAAAACGATTCCATTGACAATGTTCAAAAACTGTATTACCTTCgatcatatttaaaaaatgagcCATTAGATCTTGTAAAAAACTTACCCTTGACTAGTGAAAGTTACAGTCaagcaattaaaattattgaagaCAGATACAACAACAAACACAAACTCGTTAATGAGCATATTTGTTTATTGTTGGATCTTAAGCCAATCACAAAATCCACGGCAGTTAATTTAAGAGAATTTGTGTCCAATGTAAAACAACAAATATCTGCTTTAAGTAATTTGGAGCCAAACGTATCATTTTGGGatgctataatattatgtattttgtaccGCAAATTAGATGCATACACGTCACGTGCATTTCAAATGGAAAGAGATGCCACGAAGGAGCCAACTATCAACACCTTCCTTGAATACTTGGATAAGAGAGCGCTGGCGCTTGAGAATGCTGATCCGGGCTTCCACGGGCAGCAACGCCAGCCGCAAAAGGAGCAAGGCAATGCCGTTGGTAGAATGGTAGCCTACACAGCTGTGCAGGAGCCTACATGCTTATACT GTGCTGCTGCCTACAGAGCTGCCGGTGCTGCCTGA